The sequence AGCACAATGATCATCACGATCACCGCCGTGACGATTCCCGCCCACACGATGTTGACGTCGCGTTTTTCGTAGCCGGCGTGGCCGACTTGCGCCTGTGCTTCCGAAGAATGATTCATCAATCTGCCTTACTGGTTGACAAACTTCATCGAGGCCGCCAGCCGGGGATCGTTCACCGGCACCAGCGGCTGCTCCGCTAAGCGTTTCCAAAAGTACCAAACAAATACGCCGCCAATCGCCATCATGGTGGCTAAATCCATCCAGGAAAAATGCGCGCCGTGGTGCGAAAAGTTAGGGAATACTAACCAATAAAGGTCAATATAGTGCATGAATAACATCCACACGCACATCGCGATCAGCCAGAGCGCACTGCGCTTCGCCGCGCGCGTAATCAACAACAGGAACGGCACAGCAAAGTGCCCGAATACGATCAGCAGCGAGATCGCCTTCCACGATCCCACCCAGCGATGCTGGTACCAGATCGTCTCTTCGGGAATATTCGCATACCAGATCAGGAAGTACTGCGAGAAGCCCATGTACGCCCAAAACACGATGAAGGCGAACAACAGCTTCGCCAGATCGTGATAATGCTCAACCGTAATGACGTCAGTCAGAATGCCCCGCCGCGCGAGCAGGAGCACCGTCAGCAGCGTGAAGGCCATCATCGCCATCGTCGCGCCCGCGAAGTAATAGGCGCCGAAAATCGTCGAGTACCAGTGCGCATCCAGCGACATCAGCCAGTCCCACGATGCAAACGTCAGCGTAATCGCGAATACGATGATTCCCGGCGCGCTGATCTTGCGCCACGTCTTCGTCAATCCCGGTTGGTGCCCCTGATCCTGTTGCAGCGACAGCCGGTACAGCTTGATCGCCAGCACGGCCCAGATCACCAGATAAGCGAACGAGCGAATCAGGAAGAAGCCGGTATTCAAAAATCCGGCCTTGAGCGACAGCAAGTGATCCGCCGCCACGTACGCTGTATCGGTCCACTTGTACAAACTTCCCAGCCCGAACGCCACCGGCAGGAAGAACACAATCATCAGCGGCAGCGCGTACATCACGTTCTCGGCAATCCGCCGCAGCACGATGCTCCACTGGGCGTTGACCAGGTGGTGCAGCATCACAAAGAATAAGCCGCCCAGCCCCAGGCTCACCCAGTAGGTAAACGCGGTCAGGTACGAGGCCAAGAACTGCTGCGCATCAACGAAGTATCCGGCGATGCTCGCGGCAATGCCGATCACACCGATCGCGAGCATGATCGTGCCGAATTTGCCGCTGTCGGTCAGGCGATGATTTTGTGCATCAAAGCGCATGCGCGTTCAGCTTCTCCTCAGTTCACGTTTCCGCGCAGGTCGACGGGAATATCGTTGATCGTTGCATTCTGACTCCGCTGCAACGCGCGCAGATACGCCACGATCGCCCAGCGGTCCGGCACCGGAATCTGATGCCGGTAGGTCGGCATATTGCGGATGCCGTTGGTAATGACATCAAAGAAATGGCCGTCCGGCGCCTGCAGCAGTCGCGCTTCGTGGAAACTCGGCGGCGGCAACATGCCGCGCTGTACGATGATACCCTTGCCGTCACCGGTCTTGCCGTGGCACGGCGAGCAATAAATATTGAAGCGCTCCTGACCGCGCTGCAGCAACTGCATCGTGATCTCCACCGGCATCCGGGCGATCAGGCTGTCCCGCTCGTCGCGACCGCGATAGTAAGCGTTGTCTTCGTTGAGTTCACCGCGCGCCACCGTTCC is a genomic window of Candidatus Zixiibacteriota bacterium containing:
- a CDS encoding cytochrome c — encoded protein: MRLTAAVLLAAALALGCVRGRPSDDPPIHLNPNMDRQEKYLPQAESKFFADGMTMRKPVAGTVARGELNEDNAYYRGRDERDSLIARMPVEITMQLLQRGQERFNIYCSPCHGKTGDGKGIIVQRGMLPPPSFHEARLLQAPDGHFFDVITNGIRNMPTYRHQIPVPDRWAIVAYLRALQRSQNATINDIPVDLRGNVN